From a region of the Betta splendens chromosome 5, fBetSpl5.4, whole genome shotgun sequence genome:
- the quo gene encoding quattro isoform X2, whose translation MNPESLDSSIQSALSSLFPPFEATAPVVLSQLFRTIEERYRGDALQCLLDFLIPSKHLLESVQQAACAGFSDVLFRCEGWPLCLHDKTVVQLAPVNALLLRPGDFYLQVEPFGDQAARIVLKSLLEDGCREVEETPLPETSYPCIFTEAWLQDINDGRHGTPLARCLLCTDQGVIKLPWAKIAIPEFLDRPKIMPTHREAPPEPKRTAPPSRYHSSTLPVEALIFPAKDRISGCLRPADCSSRLVKMQHDKQSPKSSSKPLTKPVGWVSPNTWDSRNYREMEGDYVDLVDICKEEERGHQQRDSHPCPPESAVVRPVRPPPPVPLGRGVPRSQAKLGPELTDQDLKCRYRDSYLAALRNPVTFERGSVDLLSALDEVGLCEEGDLGSGRTREAPRSELGNICNHSKEAVVHHELWQHKHCAPPTPEHFPSHPKDLPANSGTESLMKQPALILKSTPGLNHSHRVATKLFSHQLGHNAHGSDVFLENCGDAKAHQKAEAVKASGKHKFKVRSLSTVSETPKGSPLLYNVNNRSHSDVCPETITSLIHSKKGELLDQVIPKLERLAGKSPKKELQSGRSQGPSITDGADSEPPPHLHVQLPSAPSDNRWSPLTEESSFKNISSLLELGIICLTGSRDRTGRAVVEVHGDRKEWASPFVSAQNLCESLLYLHSLPRKDVGELGMTLVINARKKPPPSHLYKALLMAQEQALHAVHSVVMLMDKDTCPRPEKQPGLQMDVVTSMKALNKTVEASQLTPELGGSFVYSHTDWLQFHQRLVSFVADLRGADGLLQKAIGKVDSGKKLDTAEDVQLCIQEQRASMKEVLEDLQLVTLQREGGALLAKMRREEFRFPQSEDFRDALESVTILYNQVEEKLHMLVMRSNGSLQQLELLFGLREMEAKLSTAGLWFSTEGEERLKESYAAGDTLPCTQEALQHFEVFLAQSKENRQNAVALVTEAEQLVGSTDSSPTTDVFRTLVSTFKSNVDDFMLRVEQRHKELKRLEHVYGFCLKAAAFCRECSHFLGQVDQGCSSAQTLSALQMYDERLAGEFSAPRFQAAKAEACAVGSGASGAVGVWNAAWLRCQEVRQHLEEHKKKNGVDKNQTQHPATAGPRGTAGDKEEGEAGAEVGEEECSPTQTSSHEETERARERSADDLKEQPHHQKSHKERPRNEETGPVSPPSRCDAAGRSRREHHSEADLRTDSSGAAGGVAPHRALGRSLSEGSGALSRVASLVSGFAPLNVRHKHCVLRGRPAPHDGALQPGNPSWESKRDGSEGTASAQSPEDSTTPETLLTAEDNGTNVLKLRRIMEELLSTEREYVKALGYVREHYFPELERPDVPQDLRGQRGSVFGNLEKLHDFHRLHFLSELESCVQEAFRVGRCFLRHRESFALYALYSKNKPQSDRLLINHGQAFFKQKQAALGDKMDLWSYLLKPVQRISKYSLLLQDMMRECSPAQTRELAEIKAALEVVHFQLRHGNNLLAMDAIQHCDVNLKEQGQLIRQDELLITFRRKKCFRHVFLFQELVLFSKTRKTDVGNETYIYKQSFKTSDIGMTQNSGDSGLCFEIWFRKRKTEDTYTLQAVSREAKEAWTEDLERILWEQAVHNREVRMQERVFMGIGNKPFMDIQPSDAAICDRAVNCVLLGRVDSSESSGESVSGFSSSGHSAVGGEAEEASGADAAAAERREASAASHKPSAREGSPEKSQPPVAPESKAKPQQTRGKNNNTGKSTEV comes from the exons AACCCAGAATCCCTGGACTCGTCCATCCAGAGCGCCCTCTCCTCGCTCTTCCCGCCGTTCGAGGCCACGGCGCCGGTCGTTCTCAGCCAGCTGTTTCGCACCATCGAGGAGCGTTACCGCGGCGACGCCTTGCAGTGCCTGCTGGACTTCCTCATCCCGTCCAAGCATCTGCTGGAGAGCGTGCAGCAAGCGGCGTGT GCCGGATTCTCCGACGTGCTCTTCCGCTGCGAGGGCTGGCCTCTGTGTCTCCACGACAAAACCGTCGTCCAGCTGGCGCCCGTGAACGCTTTGCTGCTGCGTCCGGGCGACTTCTACCTGCAGGTGGAACCCTTTGGCGACCAGGCAGCGCGCATTGTCCTCAAAAGCCTGCTGGAGGACGGCTGtcgggaggtggaggagacgcCGCTGCCCGAGACGTCCTACCCCTGCATCTTCACCGAAGCCTGGCTGCAGGACATCAACGACGGGCGCCATGGAACGCCGCTGGCTCGCTGCTTGCTCTGCACCGATCAAGGCGTGATCAAGTTGCCCTGGGCCAAAATCGCCATCCCAGAGTTCCTGGACAGGCCTAAGATCATGCCTACGCACCGGGAGGCTCCTCCTGAGCCCAAGCGGACCGCGCCCCCCTCCCGCTACCACTCGTCCACTCTTCCGGTGGAAGCTCTGATTTTTCCGGCCAAGGACCGAATATCGGGGTGTCTGAGACCTGCGGACTGTTCTTCCAGACTTGTCAAAATGCAACACGACAAGCAAAGCCCTAAATCATCCTCTAAACCTCTAACTAAACCCGTGGGCTGGGTTTCGCCCAATACGTGGGACAGCCGTAACTACCGCGAGATGGAGGGCGATTACGTGGACCTGGTGGACATCTGCAAAGAGGAGGAACGTGGGCATCAGCAGAGGGACAGTCACCCATGTCCCCCTGAGTCCGCCGTCGTCAGACCTGTCAGACCGCCTCCGCCCGTCCCGCTCGGGAGGGGAGTTCCGCGCAGCCAAGCGAAGCTGGGCCCAGAACTCACCGATCAAGACTTGAAGTGCAGGTACAGAGACTCGTACCTGGCAGCACTGAGAAACCCAGTCACGTTCGAGAGGGGGAGCGTGGACCTGCTGAGCGCCCTGGACGAGGTTGGCCTCTGTGAGGAGGGAGACTTAGGATCCGGGAGGACGCGCGAAGCCCCGAGGAGTGAACTGGGGAATATTTGTAACCACTCGAAGGAAGCCGTCGTTCATCACGAGCTCTGGCAACATAAACACTGCGCTCCACCGACTCCAGAGCACTTCCCATCTCACCCCAAGGACCTTCCTGCAAATTCAGGAACAGAAAGCCTCATGAAGCAGCCTGCCCTGATATTAAAATCGACCCCCGGTCTAAACCACAGCCACAGAGTTGCAACCAAACTCTTTTCCCACCAGTTGGGACACAATGCGCATGGATCGGATGTGTTTCTGGAAAACTGTGGCGACGCGAAAGCACATCAGAAGGCGGAGGCTGTGAAAGCGTCAGGGAAACACAAATTTAAGGTGAGGTCTCTGTCCACTGTGTCTGAGACGCCTAAAGGAAGTCCGCTTCTCTATAATGTGAACAACAGGAGCCACAGCGACGTGTGCCCTGAAACAATCACCAGCCTCATCCACAGTAAGAAAGGCGAACTGTTGGATCAGGTGATTCCGAAGCTGGAGCGACTGGCTGGAAAGTCCCCGAAAAAAG AGTTACAGTCAGGCCGAAGTCAAGGTCCCTCCATCACAGATGGAGCGGATTCAGAGCCGCCGCCTCATCTCCACGTCCAGCTTCCTTCTGCACCTTCTGACAATCGCTGGTCCCCACTGACGGAAGAATCCAGCTTCAAAAACATCAGCAGTCTGCTTGAACTGGGGATTATCTGCTTGACAG GCAGCAGGGACCGGACGGGCAGGGCGGTGGTGGAGGTCCACGGCGACAGGAAGGAGTGGGCGTCCCCTTTTGTGTCAGCACAGAATCTCTGTGAATCGCTGCTCTACCTTCACTCCTTACCAAG GAAAGATGTCGGGGAGCTGGGAATGACTTTGGTGATCAATGCCAGGAAGAAGCCCCCACCCTCCCACCTGTACAAAGCGCTGCTGATGGCCCAG GAGCAAGCGCTTCACGCTGTGCACAGCGTCGTGATGCTGATGGACAAAGACACTTGTCCGCGACCTGAAAAGCAACCGGGGCTGCAG ATGGACGTGGTCACGTCTATGAAAGCCCTGAACAAGACAGTGGAAGCCTCCCAGCTGACGCCTGAACTGGGGGGCAGCTTCGTTTACAGCCACACTGATTGGCTTCAGTTTCATCAG AGGCTGGTCTCTTTCGTGGCTGACCTGCGCGGGGCTGACGGCCTGCTGCAGAAGGCCATCGGGAAAGTTGACAGCGGCAAAAAGTTGGACACCGCCGAG GACGTGCAGCTTTGCATCCAGGAGCAGAGGGCGTCGATGAAAGAAGTGCTGGAAGACTTGCAGCTGGTGACCCtccaaagagaaggaggagctcTGTTGGCCaagatgaggagggaggaattCAGATTCCCACAGTCTGAGGACTTCAG AGATGCTCTGGAGTCAGTTACCATTCTCTACAaccaggtggaggagaagctcCACATGCTGGTGATGAGATCAAACGggtccctgcagcagctggagctgctcttcGGGCTCAGAGAGATGGAGGCCAAGCTAAGCACG GCCGGACTGTGGTTCAGCACAGAAGGCGAGGAGAGGCTGAAGGAGTCCTACGCAGCAGGCGACACCCTGCCGTGCACCCAGGAGGCCTTGCAGCACTTTGAGGTGTTCCTCGCTCAGTCGAAG GAGAACCGACAGAACGCCGTGGCCCTGGTGACGGAGGCCGAGCAGCTCGTCGGCTCCACTGACTCCAGTCCTACCACGGACGTGTTCCGGACTCTCGTCAGCACCTTTAAGTCCAACGTGGATGATTTCATGCTGCGGGTGGAGCAGAGGCACAAAGAACTGAAGCGGCTGGAGCACGTGTACGGCTTCTGTCTcaag GCGGCTGCCTTCTGCAGAGAGTGCAGCCACTTTCTGGGGCAGGTGGATCAGGGGTGCAGCTCGGCTCAGACTCTCAGCGCGCTCCAGATGTATGACGAGAGATTGGCCGGCGAGTTCTCCGCCCCGCGCTTCCAGGCGGCGAAGGCCGAGGCGTGCGCTGTGGGATCGGGGGCCTCGGGGGCCGTGGGGGTGTGGAATGCGGCGTGGCTCCGGTGCCAAGAGGTCAGGCAGCACCTTGAAGAGCACAAGAAGAAGAATGGAGTGGATAAGAACCAGACCCAGCACCCCGCGACTGCAGGCCCTCGAGGCACAGCTGGagataaggaggagggggaggcgggagctgaggtgggggaggaggaatgCTCCCCCACTCAGACCAGCTCTCACGAAGAGACAgaaagagccagagaaaggaGCGCCGATGACTTGAAGGAACAACCCCACCATCAGAAATCGCACAAAGAGCGGCCTCGTAATGAGGAAACCGGTCCCGTCTCTCCGCCCAGCCGCTGCGATGCAGCCGGCAGAAGCCGGCGCGAGCACCACAGCGAGGCCGACCTGAGGACGGACTCCTCGGGGGCGGCCGGAGGCGTCGCGCCGCACAGAGCCCTGGGGCGCTCGCTCAGCGAGGGCTCCGGCGCGCTCTCCCGCGTCGCCTCGCTGGTCTCGGGCTTCGCCCCCTTGAACGTGCGACACAAGCACTGTGTCCTCCGGGGCCGGCCCGCTCCCCATGACGGAGCGCTGCAGCCGGGAAACCCCAGCTGGGAGTCAAAAAGGGACGGGAGCGAAGGCACGGCCTCCGCCCAGAGCCCCGAAGACTCCACGACCCCAGAGACATTACTCACAGCAGAGGACAATGGGACCAATGTTCT gaagctgaggaggatcatggaggagctgctgtccaCAGAGCGGGAGTACGTGAAGGCTCTGGGTTACGTCCGGGAGCACTACTTCCCGGAGCTGGAGCGGCCCGACGTTCCCCAGGACCTCAGGGGCCAGAGGGGCAGCGTCTTCGGGAACCTGGAGAAACTCCACGACTTCCACCGGCTCCATTTCCTGAGCGAGCTGGAGAGCTGCGTGCAGGAGGCGTTCAGGGTGggacgctgcttcctgcggcAT AGAGAGAGCTTTGCTCTGTACGCCCTGTACAGCAAGAACAAGCCGCAGTCGGACAGACTCCTCATCAATCACGGACAGGCTTTCTTCAAG caaaaGCAGGCGGCGCTCGGCGACAAGATGGACCTGTGGTCGTACCTGCTGAAGCCCGTGCAGCGTATCAGCAAGtacagcctgctgctgcaggacatgATGAGGGAGTGCAGCCCCGCGCAGACCCGGGAGCTGGCCGAAATCAAGGCGGCGCTGGAGGTGGTCCACTTCCAGCTGCGCCACGGCAACAACCTGCTGGCCATGGACGCCATCCAGCACTGTGAC GTGAACCTGAAGGAGCAAGGGCAGCTCATACGCCAGGACGAGCTCCTCATCACGTTCAGAAGGAAGAAATGCTTCCGCCACGTTTTCCTCTTTCAGGAACTCGTGCTGTTCAGCAAAACGAGGAAGACGGACGTGGGCAATGAAACCTACATCTACAAGCAGTCTTTCAAG ACGTCGGACATAGGAATGACCCAGAACAGCGGCGACAGCGGCTTGTGTTTCGAGATCTGGTTCAGGAAGAGGAAAACAGAAGACACCTACACGCTGCAAGCCGTGAGCCGAGAGGCGAAGGAGGCCTGGACCGAGGACCTGGAGAGAATCCTGTGGGAGCAGGCGGTGCACAACAGAG AGGTGCGAATGCAGGAGAGGGTTTTCATGGGCATTGGAAACAAGCCTTTCATGGACATTCAACCCAGTGACGCAGCCATCTGTGACAGGGCTGTAAACTGTGTGCTACTGGGAAGAG TGGACAGCTCGGAGTCGTCCGGCGAGAGCGTCAGCGGCTTCAGCAGTTCCGGCCACTCGGCCGTCGGGGGAGAGGCTGAAGAGGCGTCGGGGGCCGACGCGGCGGCAGCTGAGCGGCGTGAGGCATCTGCTGCCTCCCACAAACCCAGCGCCCGTGAAGGATCTCCGGAGAAAAGCCAGCCCCCGGTTGCACCCGAATCCAAGGCCAAACCACAACAGACCCGTGGCAAG AATAATAATACTGGAAAATCCACTGAAGTGTGA
- the quo gene encoding quattro isoform X1, giving the protein MNPESLDSSIQSALSSLFPPFEATAPVVLSQLFRTIEERYRGDALQCLLDFLIPSKHLLESVQQAACAGFSDVLFRCEGWPLCLHDKTVVQLAPVNALLLRPGDFYLQVEPFGDQAARIVLKSLLEDGCREVEETPLPETSYPCIFTEAWLQDINDGRHGTPLARCLLCTDQGVIKLPWAKIAIPEFLDRPKIMPTHREAPPEPKRTAPPSRYHSSTLPVEALIFPAKDRISGCLRPADCSSRLVKMQHDKQSPKSSSKPLTKPVGWVSPNTWDSRNYREMEGDYVDLVDICKEEERGHQQRDSHPCPPESAVVRPVRPPPPVPLGRGVPRSQAKLGPELTDQDLKCRYRDSYLAALRNPVTFERGSVDLLSALDEVGLCEEGDLGSGRTREAPRSELGNICNHSKEAVVHHELWQHKHCAPPTPEHFPSHPKDLPANSGTESLMKQPALILKSTPGLNHSHRVATKLFSHQLGHNAHGSDVFLENCGDAKAHQKAEAVKASGKHKFKVRSLSTVSETPKGSPLLYNVNNRSHSDVCPETITSLIHSKKGELLDQVIPKLERLAGKSPKKELQSGRSQGPSITDGADSEPPPHLHVQLPSAPSDNRWSPLTEESSFKNISSLLELGIICLTGSRDRTGRAVVEVHGDRKEWASPFVSAQNLCESLLYLHSLPRKDVGELGMTLVINARKKPPPSHLYKALLMAQEQALHAVHSVVMLMDKDTCPRPEKQPGLQMDVVTSMKALNKTVEASQLTPELGGSFVYSHTDWLQFHQRLVSFVADLRGADGLLQKAIGKVDSGKKLDTAEDVQLCIQEQRASMKEVLEDLQLVTLQREGGALLAKMRREEFRFPQSEDFRDALESVTILYNQVEEKLHMLVMRSNGSLQQLELLFGLREMEAKLSTAGLWFSTEGEERLKESYAAGDTLPCTQEALQHFEVFLAQSKENRQNAVALVTEAEQLVGSTDSSPTTDVFRTLVSTFKSNVDDFMLRVEQRHKELKRLEHVYGFCLKAAAFCRECSHFLGQVDQGCSSAQTLSALQMYDERLAGEFSAPRFQAAKAEACAVGSGASGAVGVWNAAWLRCQEVRQHLEEHKKKNGVDKNQTQHPATAGPRGTAGDKEEGEAGAEVGEEECSPTQTSSHEETERARERSADDLKEQPHHQKSHKERPRNEETGPVSPPSRCDAAGRSRREHHSEADLRTDSSGAAGGVAPHRALGRSLSEGSGALSRVASLVSGFAPLNVRHKHCVLRGRPAPHDGALQPGNPSWESKRDGSEGTASAQSPEDSTTPETLLTAEDNGTNVLKLRRIMEELLSTEREYVKALGYVREHYFPELERPDVPQDLRGQRGSVFGNLEKLHDFHRLHFLSELESCVQEAFRVGRCFLRHRESFALYALYSKNKPQSDRLLINHGQAFFKQKQAALGDKMDLWSYLLKPVQRISKYSLLLQDMMRECSPAQTRELAEIKAALEVVHFQLRHGNNLLAMDAIQHCDVNLKEQGQLIRQDELLITFRRKKCFRHVFLFQELVLFSKTRKTDVGNETYIYKQSFKTSDIGMTQNSGDSGLCFEIWFRKRKTEDTYTLQAVSREAKEAWTEDLERILWEQAVHNREVRMQERVFMGIGNKPFMDIQPSDAAICDRAVNCVLLGRENKVLTSVGARGPQDGLPGRRPKSAGSRSSSSSSFSSGRGSMSSVGYLGGGAAAGDSGGHTRPPGPLEEDDLDHEGGSQNLLMDSSESSGESVSGFSSSGHSAVGGEAEEASGADAAAAERREASAASHKPSAREGSPEKSQPPVAPESKAKPQQTRGKNNNTGKSTEV; this is encoded by the exons AACCCAGAATCCCTGGACTCGTCCATCCAGAGCGCCCTCTCCTCGCTCTTCCCGCCGTTCGAGGCCACGGCGCCGGTCGTTCTCAGCCAGCTGTTTCGCACCATCGAGGAGCGTTACCGCGGCGACGCCTTGCAGTGCCTGCTGGACTTCCTCATCCCGTCCAAGCATCTGCTGGAGAGCGTGCAGCAAGCGGCGTGT GCCGGATTCTCCGACGTGCTCTTCCGCTGCGAGGGCTGGCCTCTGTGTCTCCACGACAAAACCGTCGTCCAGCTGGCGCCCGTGAACGCTTTGCTGCTGCGTCCGGGCGACTTCTACCTGCAGGTGGAACCCTTTGGCGACCAGGCAGCGCGCATTGTCCTCAAAAGCCTGCTGGAGGACGGCTGtcgggaggtggaggagacgcCGCTGCCCGAGACGTCCTACCCCTGCATCTTCACCGAAGCCTGGCTGCAGGACATCAACGACGGGCGCCATGGAACGCCGCTGGCTCGCTGCTTGCTCTGCACCGATCAAGGCGTGATCAAGTTGCCCTGGGCCAAAATCGCCATCCCAGAGTTCCTGGACAGGCCTAAGATCATGCCTACGCACCGGGAGGCTCCTCCTGAGCCCAAGCGGACCGCGCCCCCCTCCCGCTACCACTCGTCCACTCTTCCGGTGGAAGCTCTGATTTTTCCGGCCAAGGACCGAATATCGGGGTGTCTGAGACCTGCGGACTGTTCTTCCAGACTTGTCAAAATGCAACACGACAAGCAAAGCCCTAAATCATCCTCTAAACCTCTAACTAAACCCGTGGGCTGGGTTTCGCCCAATACGTGGGACAGCCGTAACTACCGCGAGATGGAGGGCGATTACGTGGACCTGGTGGACATCTGCAAAGAGGAGGAACGTGGGCATCAGCAGAGGGACAGTCACCCATGTCCCCCTGAGTCCGCCGTCGTCAGACCTGTCAGACCGCCTCCGCCCGTCCCGCTCGGGAGGGGAGTTCCGCGCAGCCAAGCGAAGCTGGGCCCAGAACTCACCGATCAAGACTTGAAGTGCAGGTACAGAGACTCGTACCTGGCAGCACTGAGAAACCCAGTCACGTTCGAGAGGGGGAGCGTGGACCTGCTGAGCGCCCTGGACGAGGTTGGCCTCTGTGAGGAGGGAGACTTAGGATCCGGGAGGACGCGCGAAGCCCCGAGGAGTGAACTGGGGAATATTTGTAACCACTCGAAGGAAGCCGTCGTTCATCACGAGCTCTGGCAACATAAACACTGCGCTCCACCGACTCCAGAGCACTTCCCATCTCACCCCAAGGACCTTCCTGCAAATTCAGGAACAGAAAGCCTCATGAAGCAGCCTGCCCTGATATTAAAATCGACCCCCGGTCTAAACCACAGCCACAGAGTTGCAACCAAACTCTTTTCCCACCAGTTGGGACACAATGCGCATGGATCGGATGTGTTTCTGGAAAACTGTGGCGACGCGAAAGCACATCAGAAGGCGGAGGCTGTGAAAGCGTCAGGGAAACACAAATTTAAGGTGAGGTCTCTGTCCACTGTGTCTGAGACGCCTAAAGGAAGTCCGCTTCTCTATAATGTGAACAACAGGAGCCACAGCGACGTGTGCCCTGAAACAATCACCAGCCTCATCCACAGTAAGAAAGGCGAACTGTTGGATCAGGTGATTCCGAAGCTGGAGCGACTGGCTGGAAAGTCCCCGAAAAAAG AGTTACAGTCAGGCCGAAGTCAAGGTCCCTCCATCACAGATGGAGCGGATTCAGAGCCGCCGCCTCATCTCCACGTCCAGCTTCCTTCTGCACCTTCTGACAATCGCTGGTCCCCACTGACGGAAGAATCCAGCTTCAAAAACATCAGCAGTCTGCTTGAACTGGGGATTATCTGCTTGACAG GCAGCAGGGACCGGACGGGCAGGGCGGTGGTGGAGGTCCACGGCGACAGGAAGGAGTGGGCGTCCCCTTTTGTGTCAGCACAGAATCTCTGTGAATCGCTGCTCTACCTTCACTCCTTACCAAG GAAAGATGTCGGGGAGCTGGGAATGACTTTGGTGATCAATGCCAGGAAGAAGCCCCCACCCTCCCACCTGTACAAAGCGCTGCTGATGGCCCAG GAGCAAGCGCTTCACGCTGTGCACAGCGTCGTGATGCTGATGGACAAAGACACTTGTCCGCGACCTGAAAAGCAACCGGGGCTGCAG ATGGACGTGGTCACGTCTATGAAAGCCCTGAACAAGACAGTGGAAGCCTCCCAGCTGACGCCTGAACTGGGGGGCAGCTTCGTTTACAGCCACACTGATTGGCTTCAGTTTCATCAG AGGCTGGTCTCTTTCGTGGCTGACCTGCGCGGGGCTGACGGCCTGCTGCAGAAGGCCATCGGGAAAGTTGACAGCGGCAAAAAGTTGGACACCGCCGAG GACGTGCAGCTTTGCATCCAGGAGCAGAGGGCGTCGATGAAAGAAGTGCTGGAAGACTTGCAGCTGGTGACCCtccaaagagaaggaggagctcTGTTGGCCaagatgaggagggaggaattCAGATTCCCACAGTCTGAGGACTTCAG AGATGCTCTGGAGTCAGTTACCATTCTCTACAaccaggtggaggagaagctcCACATGCTGGTGATGAGATCAAACGggtccctgcagcagctggagctgctcttcGGGCTCAGAGAGATGGAGGCCAAGCTAAGCACG GCCGGACTGTGGTTCAGCACAGAAGGCGAGGAGAGGCTGAAGGAGTCCTACGCAGCAGGCGACACCCTGCCGTGCACCCAGGAGGCCTTGCAGCACTTTGAGGTGTTCCTCGCTCAGTCGAAG GAGAACCGACAGAACGCCGTGGCCCTGGTGACGGAGGCCGAGCAGCTCGTCGGCTCCACTGACTCCAGTCCTACCACGGACGTGTTCCGGACTCTCGTCAGCACCTTTAAGTCCAACGTGGATGATTTCATGCTGCGGGTGGAGCAGAGGCACAAAGAACTGAAGCGGCTGGAGCACGTGTACGGCTTCTGTCTcaag GCGGCTGCCTTCTGCAGAGAGTGCAGCCACTTTCTGGGGCAGGTGGATCAGGGGTGCAGCTCGGCTCAGACTCTCAGCGCGCTCCAGATGTATGACGAGAGATTGGCCGGCGAGTTCTCCGCCCCGCGCTTCCAGGCGGCGAAGGCCGAGGCGTGCGCTGTGGGATCGGGGGCCTCGGGGGCCGTGGGGGTGTGGAATGCGGCGTGGCTCCGGTGCCAAGAGGTCAGGCAGCACCTTGAAGAGCACAAGAAGAAGAATGGAGTGGATAAGAACCAGACCCAGCACCCCGCGACTGCAGGCCCTCGAGGCACAGCTGGagataaggaggagggggaggcgggagctgaggtgggggaggaggaatgCTCCCCCACTCAGACCAGCTCTCACGAAGAGACAgaaagagccagagaaaggaGCGCCGATGACTTGAAGGAACAACCCCACCATCAGAAATCGCACAAAGAGCGGCCTCGTAATGAGGAAACCGGTCCCGTCTCTCCGCCCAGCCGCTGCGATGCAGCCGGCAGAAGCCGGCGCGAGCACCACAGCGAGGCCGACCTGAGGACGGACTCCTCGGGGGCGGCCGGAGGCGTCGCGCCGCACAGAGCCCTGGGGCGCTCGCTCAGCGAGGGCTCCGGCGCGCTCTCCCGCGTCGCCTCGCTGGTCTCGGGCTTCGCCCCCTTGAACGTGCGACACAAGCACTGTGTCCTCCGGGGCCGGCCCGCTCCCCATGACGGAGCGCTGCAGCCGGGAAACCCCAGCTGGGAGTCAAAAAGGGACGGGAGCGAAGGCACGGCCTCCGCCCAGAGCCCCGAAGACTCCACGACCCCAGAGACATTACTCACAGCAGAGGACAATGGGACCAATGTTCT gaagctgaggaggatcatggaggagctgctgtccaCAGAGCGGGAGTACGTGAAGGCTCTGGGTTACGTCCGGGAGCACTACTTCCCGGAGCTGGAGCGGCCCGACGTTCCCCAGGACCTCAGGGGCCAGAGGGGCAGCGTCTTCGGGAACCTGGAGAAACTCCACGACTTCCACCGGCTCCATTTCCTGAGCGAGCTGGAGAGCTGCGTGCAGGAGGCGTTCAGGGTGggacgctgcttcctgcggcAT AGAGAGAGCTTTGCTCTGTACGCCCTGTACAGCAAGAACAAGCCGCAGTCGGACAGACTCCTCATCAATCACGGACAGGCTTTCTTCAAG caaaaGCAGGCGGCGCTCGGCGACAAGATGGACCTGTGGTCGTACCTGCTGAAGCCCGTGCAGCGTATCAGCAAGtacagcctgctgctgcaggacatgATGAGGGAGTGCAGCCCCGCGCAGACCCGGGAGCTGGCCGAAATCAAGGCGGCGCTGGAGGTGGTCCACTTCCAGCTGCGCCACGGCAACAACCTGCTGGCCATGGACGCCATCCAGCACTGTGAC GTGAACCTGAAGGAGCAAGGGCAGCTCATACGCCAGGACGAGCTCCTCATCACGTTCAGAAGGAAGAAATGCTTCCGCCACGTTTTCCTCTTTCAGGAACTCGTGCTGTTCAGCAAAACGAGGAAGACGGACGTGGGCAATGAAACCTACATCTACAAGCAGTCTTTCAAG ACGTCGGACATAGGAATGACCCAGAACAGCGGCGACAGCGGCTTGTGTTTCGAGATCTGGTTCAGGAAGAGGAAAACAGAAGACACCTACACGCTGCAAGCCGTGAGCCGAGAGGCGAAGGAGGCCTGGACCGAGGACCTGGAGAGAATCCTGTGGGAGCAGGCGGTGCACAACAGAG AGGTGCGAATGCAGGAGAGGGTTTTCATGGGCATTGGAAACAAGCCTTTCATGGACATTCAACCCAGTGACGCAGCCATCTGTGACAGGGCTGTAAACTGTGTGCTACTGGGAAGAG AAAACAAGGTCCTGACCTCCGTGGGGGCCCGCGGGCCGCAGGACGGGCTCCCGGGGAGGCGTCCGAAGTCTGCTGGTTCCagaagcagctcctcctcctccttctcctctgggaGGGGGTCCATGTCCTCGGTGGGCTACCTGGGCGGGGGGGCGGCTGCGGGGGACAGTGGAGGACACACACGTCCTCCTGGGCCTCTGGAGGAGGACGACCTGGATCACGAGGGCGGGAGTCAGAACTTACTGA TGGACAGCTCGGAGTCGTCCGGCGAGAGCGTCAGCGGCTTCAGCAGTTCCGGCCACTCGGCCGTCGGGGGAGAGGCTGAAGAGGCGTCGGGGGCCGACGCGGCGGCAGCTGAGCGGCGTGAGGCATCTGCTGCCTCCCACAAACCCAGCGCCCGTGAAGGATCTCCGGAGAAAAGCCAGCCCCCGGTTGCACCCGAATCCAAGGCCAAACCACAACAGACCCGTGGCAAG AATAATAATACTGGAAAATCCACTGAAGTGTGA